The genomic stretch CCGAATTTAGTGATGATTTTGTTGATGCTGGATTACATGCTGGGTTCAGAGCTTTATCTTTATCTTTTATAGCAAATCTATTTGGGGAAAATCATACATACTATAAAGAGTTTACAAGACTAGTAGATCATAATTATTTTGATAAAGCTAAGGCTGGATTGAATATTTTATACTCAATTAGACATGAAATAGAATTAGATTGGTTAGAAAAAATCAAAAAATTAGTTACAGCAGAGATATTTTCTAACTTTTTAGAAATGAGTAAATATCTGCTTGATGAAAAATATAAAGATCCAGCAGCCGTTATGATAGGTTCTGTTTTAGAAGAGCATTTACGAAAACTTTGCGAAAATTCTCACATCGAAACAGTAATTACAAAGGAGCATGATTTTATTCCTAAAAAAGCTAATGTTTTAAATGCCGATTTAACTAAGGCTGGGATCTATGGAGTACTAGAACAAAAAAATATAACAGCGTGGCTGGATTTAAGAAATCGTGCTGCTCATGGAAAATATTCTGAATATAATATAGATCAAGTAAATTTGATGTATCAAGGAGTTTTAAATTTTATAATGCAAACAAGCTAGTTTTTGCTTGCTATGTAAATAAAATAAACAATCCAACACCATTACAAGTTACATAAAAACTATAACACTTAAAAGCATTAATGAGAATTGAATTTGATATACCAGATGAAAAAGTTACTGACTTAAATCCTAATGGTAGAACTGAACTCACCAGACATTGCAAACAATGGACAGAAGATATTATTGATGAAGCTACAAGAATCGAAGCAAGTAGAAACGTTGGGACTAGTACAGAAATTACAGCTGCGATAATAAGTGAAGCAGCTACTTATTCAAAAAGATTTCCCCTTAGATCTAAATCAAAATGGTGGGTTAAAGTGATACAAATAGTAGCATTTATTTCCTCACTTATAGCGGGTAGTTTATTAGATGTAGAAAAATTTAAAGAAGTAGGCCATGTTGTTTGGTTTATAATAACTCTTTTTATTGCTGTTGCAACTACAGTTTTTCTAACCTTTAATTCTGAAAAAAATGGATAGTCAAAATATTTATAATCAAAAATTAACACCATCTGCTAAAGAAGCTATAAATGAAATAGTTAATGAGTTTGAAAACCTTTTAATAACCAAAGCTTTTACAATTGCACAGAATGGTAAAGGGTCCGATAAAGAAATTTCTTTAAGAGACATACTTGAAGCAAAAGACCAATTAATGAATATTAAGAAAGAGTCAATTAAAGAAGATTATAAGAGAAAAAGATTAATGACATTAATTACTTTAACAGGTGCTTTATATTCAATAATTGGTTTATTTATTTATATGTATCAAAATAATAATATAAGTCTCGAAAACAATCTTGGACTTCTTGTAGCCTTTACAGGAATTCTAACAATATTTGGAGGTTTCGTTTATACTCAATATTTAACTAGAAAAAATGAGTTAATAAGAATAGAAAAAAACATCTCAATTTCGAATTTTGAAGATGATTTTGATATAATTAGAAAATGGCAAATTATTGAAAAATTAGGTAGTAATCTAATGAGGCAAAATGGTTATAATATTAATGAATCCAGATCAATAAATGATATTTTAAAATTCTTATCGAATGAACTCCAAAGTAATAAACTATATATAGACTTAAGAGAACTTTTATTAATTAGAAATAAGATAGTACATGAGGGTACTAATTTAAGTAAAAATGAAAGGTTACAATATTTAAATAAAGCAAATAAAATCATAGAGTCATTAGAAAAGTTGGAAAAATAGATGCAGATCACCAACAATTTACTAGCAAAATATCGATTTAATATAAATAAAATATTTATCCGCCTCAAAGTCTCGTGAATTTCTTAAATAAAACAAGCTCCGAAGTCTTCATACTTTGGAGCTTGTTTTCTAATCAATCTTGAAATCCAATAAATCTTTAGGCGATACATTTAGACCTCTGGCCAAATCAATTAATGTAGTAAATGCAAAGTTTCTTTTTCCATTTTCTATATCGCTTACTGTACCTTTAGTAATTTTGGAACTATTTAGAACAACATCATCTTGGGTAAGACCAGATTTAAGTCTTAAATCTTTGACATGTTCTCCAAATTTTTTTAGTATTTCATCTTGTAAGACGTCCATTTATTAGCACTTTATACAAAGGGCGTAATTTTTTTTACAAATTTTGTTATAAGAACTTGTAACAAAACGAAAATTTCTTATATTTGGAAAAGATTACTCATTAGAGTAATTTTGCGATACTTCAAAGAAATATAGAAGCTATTGCTTAGAATCTTGTACTAGAAAACTGGTAATTTTAAAGCAACAAGATGATAAGTATGAAGCTCACGACCTAGGCGTGGGCTCTCTTATCTGTTGCACGGTATACCAGTACCTCTAGTACAGATATTGTAGAGTCTCATGCCGTTTTTATTTTCATGCTGTTCTGCTTTCTACAATTATCTTTTTCTAAGCCTGCTTTACCACATAAAGTATCATGATACGGTACAATGGGGTGTACAATCCATTGCGGCTTTAGGGCTTTTAGAAAAACACAAATTCTTTCATACTATTCGGCTTGTAAAGACAAGAAGTTCAGATATTGAAGGACTTACTTCTTTACTGCCGCTAAAATCGTACAACAAAAAATACACACTCATGAAAAAAAACAGAAAAGACCTTCAATCCCGGCTTGGGAAAGGCCGGAAGAAACATTACGGCTTACAGCAAATGGAAATATTTTTTCAACTCAATGATCTGGCGGCATCCAAAGAGCTTTTAAATACCATTATGAGCTATGCCCTTAAAAGAAATAGCTGGATAAAAGAAGAACCGTCTGTTATTTATCATTTTCATCAGGCTATGCGTTCATTTGTCCGTGCAGGCTACTTCATTATGCTGAAGGAAAAGAAATTGGTGGTCAATGCTCAGTGGGAAGATATTTCTCCGCTGGTTCTTGGCTTACTTTCTGAGAAAGAATACCAAAACCCTCTGCTGGTGTTTAAAAAAGCATTCAAAGAATACAGTGTCAAGGAATTTGATTATTTTATTTCCGGAATGGTTTATTTCTCAATGGGAATCTATGACAAGCTACCGGAAAGGAATATGATAAACCCATATATTCATCTGATTAAAATGCTGGATGCAGCGTATCTTATTATTGAAAGAAATATCAAGGGAAGAACGTGAACGAATGGACAAGGAAAGTGGTTTTATTCTTGAAAATGAGTAAACAAAACAATAACCATATTTGAAAAAAGTAAAATCACTCTTAAAAACGGCATTTTATTTGATGAAAGGGTACAAAAAACTAATCTATGAAAAGGCTTTTTCTAATTTCTTTATTTTCAATCCCATCAATTTTTTATTCACAAAATAAAGATATTACAGGAATCTATGGAGAAGGTTTAACCGGAAAATTTAACCCTTACGCCGATTATGTAGAACTTAAATCTGATTCTACATTTGTTCTCAATAATTATGGAAGAAAATACCAGGGAGACTGGGCTCTTTCCGGTAACAAAGTAGTATTAAACCCAAAAATCAAAAGGGAATTTGCCAAAGTAAACATGAAAGAATCTAAGATCACATCCGATTCTATTACCATTAAAATTAATTACATTCCTAAAAATGATGATTCTAATCCGACAAATAATCAGGAGTTTAGAATGGCAACCGTTTATTTTGATAAAAAAGGAAATTATGTTAATCTTCTTAAATCACCTTACATTAAGCAATGTTTTTGGGCACCATCTATCAAAAGACAACACATCCTTAAGGCCGATAATACAATTGTAATTTCCCAAAAAGAATTTTCACAAATAGGATTTATGACTTACAATGTAAAGGATTATATTATTTTTCCAAAAAAGAATAAAGATTCTAATTTTTTCGAATTTGAAATTGAAGATGTCCTTACAGATGAAAATATTCTCAAAGGACAGTATTTTATTCTTGACGGAAGATTTTTATATTATCCAAATAAAAAAGGCAAAACAGATATCATGCGGGTTCCTTTAGCTAAAAAGAAAACGGAATAGAATGAATTACATCTGATCTCTCAACAAGACAATATTCTGCAAAGCCTCCCACTTTGCACAAAAAAACAA from Chryseobacterium indologenes encodes the following:
- a CDS encoding helix-turn-helix domain-containing protein; this encodes MDVLQDEILKKFGEHVKDLRLKSGLTQDDVVLNSSKITKGTVSDIENGKRNFAFTTLIDLARGLNVSPKDLLDFKID